A region from the Dendropsophus ebraccatus isolate aDenEbr1 chromosome 1, aDenEbr1.pat, whole genome shotgun sequence genome encodes:
- the TEX52 gene encoding testis-expressed protein 52, producing MSCTPHPVPLLSDPPVHLSGFAPRGLHRITLQRPPCTDVKLELMTRLRRPLAAEQPPPPTRGFLTWLEVSRLPPLLSLRQDRPHNSDIWRRISVTAAGAGDVIPPPSRMEENTWDKYVRCSRLQRSEADTRTLRILSQGRAPPTDRHGNILPPEGFRRYTAPGITAAVGSEMTLVPVNSGLYSAPQFPHTPRKLTLKNQSPKYQEILQKYRELQRGARSVAPYNSRLTTPRTATQGARAEPPT from the exons atgtcctgcacCCCGCACCCCGTCCCCTTACTGTCAGACCCCCCCGTCCACCTCTCCGGCTTCGCGCCCCGCGGCCTCCACAGGATAACTCTGCAGCGCCCCCCATGTACTGATGTAAAGTTGGAGCTGATGACTAGGCTGAGGCGCCCCCTAGCGGCAGAGCAGCCGCCGCCCCCAACCCGGGGCTTCCTCACCTGGCTGGAGGTGAGCAGGCTGCCCCCCCTGCTTTCCCTGCGCCAGGATAGACCCCACAACAGCGACATCTGGAGGCGGATCAGTGTAACTGCAGCCGGAGCCGGTGACGTCATCCCCCCGCCCTCCCGCATGGAGGAGAACACGTGGGACAAGTATGTGCGGTGCAGCAGACTCCAGCGGAGCGAGGCGGACACTAGGACCCTGCGGATACTGAGCCAGGGGAGAGCGCCCCCTACTGACAGACACGGCAACATCCTGCCGCCAGAAGGCTTCAGACG ATATACGGCACCAGGTATCACAGCAGCAGTTGGATCAGAAATGACCCTCGTCCCTGTGAACTCTGGACTGTACAGCGCCCCCCAGTTCCCCCACACACCCCGAAAACTCACCCTGAAGAATCAATCGCCCAAGTACCAGGAGATTCTGCAGAAGTATCGGGAACTGCAGAGAGGAGCGCGGAGTGTCGCACCGTACAACAGCCGCCTTACCACCCCCAGGACGGCGACACAGGGGGCCCGGGCCGAACCCCCCACATGA